One region of Hydrogenobacter sp. genomic DNA includes:
- a CDS encoding zinc ABC transporter substrate-binding protein — MKRLVALLLFFFSFSFAKPNVIATYPWIGDLVREVGKDRVNLYVIAKGSEDPHFVVPKPSHIARMRNADLLIMQGASLEIGFLPPLLQQSNNPKIQPGSEGLLDLSQFVKIIEKPEGVSRAMGDIHPEGNPHYQLDPHNIPILARAITDKLCQIDEKNCTYYKGNLENFLTRWDTKLKGWDRDFEKLKGIKVIEYHKLYDYLIRRYGMVLVGTLEPLPGIPPTAKHVEELLTNSKDVKFILQDVYHERRTAQYVAQKLNAKLVVLPHDVGAVPEARDIFSLFDEIVRRLNQ, encoded by the coding sequence ATGAAAAGACTCGTAGCCCTTCTCCTTTTTTTCTTCTCCTTTTCTTTTGCCAAACCTAATGTGATAGCAACCTACCCCTGGATAGGTGATCTGGTGAGGGAAGTAGGTAAAGATAGGGTAAACCTCTATGTTATAGCCAAAGGTTCTGAGGATCCTCACTTCGTAGTACCAAAACCTTCTCACATAGCAAGAATGAGAAATGCGGATCTACTCATAATGCAAGGCGCAAGCTTAGAGATAGGTTTTCTACCTCCTCTCCTTCAACAATCCAATAATCCCAAAATTCAACCTGGAAGTGAAGGACTCTTAGACCTTTCCCAGTTTGTTAAGATCATAGAAAAGCCTGAAGGAGTCTCAAGAGCTATGGGAGATATCCATCCGGAAGGAAATCCCCATTATCAGCTTGATCCTCACAATATACCCATACTTGCAAGAGCAATAACGGATAAACTTTGCCAGATTGATGAAAAAAACTGCACTTACTATAAGGGAAATCTTGAGAACTTTCTCACGAGATGGGATACCAAATTAAAGGGGTGGGATAGGGATTTTGAAAAGTTGAAAGGCATAAAAGTTATTGAGTACCATAAACTATATGACTATCTGATCCGCAGATATGGAATGGTTCTGGTGGGAACGCTTGAACCTCTTCCGGGAATCCCTCCAACCGCAAAGCATGTAGAAGAGCTTTTGACCAACTCTAAGGATGTCAAATTTATCTTGCAGGATGTTTATCACGAAAGAAGGACAGCCCAGTATGTGGCTCAGAAGCTCAACGCAAAGTTGGTAGTACTTCCACACGATGTAGGAGCTGTGCCAGAGGCGAGAGATATATTTTCGCTCTTTGACGAGATCGTAAGGAGGCTTAACCAATGA
- the rlmB gene encoding 23S rRNA (guanosine(2251)-2'-O)-methyltransferase RlmB: protein MIVYGKNPVIEALRSGKDIEKVLVAHDSHPPHQVVKLCKERGIKIQKVPRIRIEQLAGTKKTQGIIALISPISYVDPGELFKTAVDKNSFILVLDHLTDPQNVGNLIRTCEVFGGVGVLLPTHRSSPINEVVIKASAGSIFHLKLSRVSSLSKTLREFKKLGGWIVAVERGGKDIRNVSIPLPSALVLGSEGEGISKSIAEISDIIVSIPMVGKINSLNVGSAGAIAMWECVRNKVRI, encoded by the coding sequence ATGATAGTTTACGGAAAGAATCCCGTTATTGAAGCTTTAAGATCTGGTAAGGATATAGAGAAAGTGCTTGTCGCTCATGATTCCCATCCACCCCATCAGGTAGTAAAGCTTTGCAAAGAGAGGGGTATAAAGATACAAAAGGTTCCGAGAATAAGGATAGAACAACTCGCAGGTACAAAGAAAACCCAAGGAATTATTGCCTTAATAAGTCCCATAAGTTACGTAGACCCTGGTGAGCTTTTTAAGACAGCAGTAGATAAAAACTCTTTCATTTTAGTGCTTGACCACCTCACCGATCCTCAGAATGTGGGAAATCTTATAAGAACGTGCGAAGTGTTTGGTGGAGTAGGAGTTCTTTTGCCAACTCACAGATCAAGCCCAATAAACGAGGTGGTCATAAAAGCCTCCGCAGGAAGCATCTTTCACCTCAAGTTATCAAGAGTTTCAAGTCTTTCAAAGACGCTTAGGGAGTTTAAAAAGCTCGGAGGTTGGATAGTGGCTGTAGAGCGAGGGGGTAAGGACATAAGGAACGTATCCATACCTTTACCAAGCGCACTGGTTCTTGGATCTGAAGGTGAAGGAATCTCAAAAAGTATTGCAGAGATTTCCGATATAATAGTATCAATACCTATGGTGGGAAAAATAAATTCGCTGAATGTAGGATCTGCAGGTGCTATAGCTATGTGGGAATGCGTGAGGAATAAAGTAAGAATATGA
- a CDS encoding NADH-quinone oxidoreductase subunit A, with protein MEYIGILIFFLIALFVGFAFAFLNDLLGPKAKESMEDYPYECGVPLYDVEARGTFKQGYYLLGLLLILFDIEVAFLFPWAVVFKEIGLYGLIEALLFIFILALGLIYAWRKGALKWQM; from the coding sequence ATGGAGTATATAGGGATACTTATCTTCTTTTTGATCGCTCTGTTTGTAGGTTTTGCCTTTGCCTTTTTAAACGATCTACTCGGTCCAAAAGCTAAGGAAAGTATGGAAGATTACCCTTACGAGTGCGGAGTTCCCCTTTATGACGTAGAAGCTCGTGGAACTTTCAAACAAGGCTACTACCTTCTCGGGCTTTTGCTCATACTCTTTGATATAGAGGTAGCTTTCCTCTTTCCTTGGGCTGTAGTGTTTAAAGAGATCGGATTATACGGTCTTATTGAGGCTCTACTTTTCATATTCATTCTCGCTTTAGGTCTTATTTACGCCTGGAGGAAAGGTGCTCTCAAATGGCAGATGTGA
- a CDS encoding glycosyltransferase family 9 protein, which produces MKRILMLMGHSAGIGDLLRGSASWRALKNRFPDAELHLLFLTKDKGAVSEKLISRHHLLSSFHVIDKRLKSLKSLLDFFREFDEIVMKVNPELIIDFEPHGLKSSFLCAYARLKYGIKSVGVGEIPMRKYFYSVASPPSAKVLKGADYTDRYFAVLKALGIERNGIPIELEETQEAVEFRRNFHGRYGIPHDKVLIGLNIGCGTPDALWKRPNIHLLREVVLEIQLRTKSLLILTGASFERDINREFLKDYPLEALDLAGHTDILELPGLLRSLSLFISTDSGPYHMAVALKVPTLALFVKDFPPSYHHHPWVSCKVLSKREDIPHIINEGLRLYDSFCKKEESTK; this is translated from the coding sequence ATGAAGCGCATTCTTATGCTTATGGGTCACTCTGCAGGTATAGGTGACCTTCTCAGAGGGAGCGCAAGTTGGAGAGCCTTAAAAAATAGGTTTCCTGATGCTGAACTTCACTTACTCTTTCTTACCAAGGATAAAGGAGCTGTTTCTGAAAAGCTCATATCAAGGCATCATCTACTTTCTTCCTTTCATGTGATAGACAAAAGGCTGAAGAGTTTAAAAAGTTTGTTAGATTTCTTTAGAGAGTTTGATGAGATAGTTATGAAGGTGAACCCTGAATTGATTATAGATTTTGAACCTCATGGGCTTAAAAGTTCTTTTCTCTGCGCGTACGCACGGTTAAAGTACGGTATAAAGTCTGTAGGTGTAGGAGAAATACCTATGAGAAAATACTTTTACAGTGTAGCGTCCCCACCTTCTGCTAAGGTGCTCAAAGGTGCTGATTATACGGATAGGTACTTTGCGGTGCTTAAAGCTCTCGGTATTGAAAGGAACGGTATCCCTATAGAGCTTGAAGAGACACAGGAAGCTGTGGAGTTTAGAAGGAATTTTCACGGAAGATATGGCATTCCCCACGATAAAGTACTCATAGGGCTTAATATAGGGTGTGGAACACCTGACGCTCTTTGGAAAAGACCGAATATACATCTTTTGAGAGAAGTTGTGCTGGAAATACAGCTACGGACTAAAAGTCTTCTTATCCTTACTGGAGCAAGTTTTGAAAGGGATATAAACAGAGAGTTTTTAAAGGATTATCCCCTCGAAGCTCTTGATCTTGCCGGACATACGGACATTTTGGAGCTTCCGGGACTTTTAAGATCTCTTTCCCTCTTCATATCTACAGATAGCGGACCTTACCACATGGCTGTAGCTCTCAAGGTTCCCACCTTAGCACTTTTCGTTAAAGACTTCCCCCCTTCTTATCATCACCATCCGTGGGTGTCTTGTAAGGTACTAAGTAAGAGAGAGGATATTCCTCACATAATCAATGAGGGACTAAGGCTTTATGATAGCTTTTGTAAGAAAGAGGAAAGCACCAAGTAA
- a CDS encoding sulfur reduction protein DsrE: MKVVYIFSTPNSASYILGRMILPQLEMGIHPVQVAGMFFFLDNNYVLVKKNPIGERLSKLLKEDRIGFIMGCDQCCMERNIENDLVEGAVIGCFPNLYKKAQELGVDQVITL; the protein is encoded by the coding sequence ATGAAAGTAGTTTATATCTTTAGCACACCAAACTCCGCCAGCTACATACTCGGTAGGATGATACTACCACAATTAGAGATGGGTATTCATCCCGTCCAAGTGGCAGGCATGTTTTTCTTCCTTGATAACAACTATGTACTTGTAAAGAAAAACCCAATAGGGGAAAGACTTTCTAAGCTCCTAAAAGAGGACAGAATTGGCTTTATTATGGGATGCGACCAGTGTTGTATGGAAAGAAACATAGAAAATGACTTGGTAGAAGGTGCGGTTATAGGGTGCTTTCCAAACCTATACAAGAAGGCTCAGGAACTGGGAGTAGATCAAGTGATAACACTATAA
- the ftsY gene encoding signal recognition particle-docking protein FtsY, protein MVLFWKKSEEEKLAEKGDKTAILKLIEKGKKDKAIQILEQFKEDPELRRILYDLYLKEDKYYYAYQLIEHYDRSLGTAWERANIYERVGQKEKAVEEYLKIGNFESLQRAGIVLYQMDKKQEALNVFERALKLAPPTKKDEVESSIRKIKEELGLLEVKKESLIEKIRKGLQKTKEKALFGVIFRGRKVDEALFEELEETLIRADVGAKTAVNVVEELKKEAIKRNIKESEGLRDMLKERFLSVLSNCEGDIKLKDKGPTIYLFLGVNGSGKTTTIGKLAYKFVNEGKRVLLCAGDTFRSAAIEQLEVWAEKSGADIIKREEGADPASVVFDAINKANSYDLILIDTAGRLHTKEPLIRELRKIKSVIQKFYPDEPTETLLVLDATLGQNSIAQAKVFKEAVDITGIVLTKLDGTAKGGAIIPICQELRIPVKLLGVGEGLDDLQPFNANLFIEELLSLED, encoded by the coding sequence ATGGTACTCTTTTGGAAAAAATCGGAAGAAGAGAAGCTCGCAGAGAAGGGAGATAAAACTGCCATACTTAAACTCATAGAGAAGGGTAAAAAGGATAAGGCTATACAGATACTTGAGCAGTTCAAGGAAGATCCGGAGCTCAGGCGCATACTTTATGACCTGTATCTAAAGGAAGATAAATACTACTATGCTTACCAGCTTATAGAACACTATGATAGGAGTTTAGGCACGGCTTGGGAGAGGGCAAACATATATGAAAGGGTTGGTCAAAAGGAAAAGGCAGTGGAAGAGTATTTAAAGATCGGAAACTTTGAAAGCCTACAAAGGGCAGGTATTGTCCTTTACCAAATGGATAAAAAACAAGAGGCTCTGAATGTTTTTGAGAGGGCTTTAAAGCTTGCACCTCCAACTAAGAAAGATGAAGTGGAGTCTTCTATAAGAAAGATAAAAGAGGAACTTGGACTTTTGGAAGTTAAAAAGGAGAGTCTTATTGAAAAAATAAGAAAGGGTTTACAAAAGACAAAAGAAAAAGCGCTTTTCGGAGTAATTTTCAGAGGGAGAAAGGTGGACGAGGCGCTCTTTGAAGAGCTTGAAGAAACACTCATAAGGGCTGATGTTGGTGCAAAAACCGCTGTAAATGTAGTAGAAGAACTTAAAAAAGAGGCTATAAAGAGGAATATAAAGGAGTCGGAAGGATTAAGGGACATGCTAAAGGAGAGGTTTCTGTCTGTGCTGTCTAACTGTGAAGGAGATATAAAACTTAAAGATAAAGGACCAACAATCTATCTGTTTTTAGGTGTGAATGGTTCCGGAAAGACAACTACCATAGGCAAGTTGGCTTATAAGTTTGTCAATGAAGGCAAGAGGGTACTCTTATGTGCTGGGGACACATTCAGATCTGCCGCTATAGAACAACTTGAAGTGTGGGCAGAAAAGAGTGGTGCGGACATAATAAAGAGGGAAGAAGGTGCAGATCCCGCATCGGTAGTTTTTGACGCCATAAACAAAGCAAACAGCTATGACCTTATTTTGATAGACACAGCGGGAAGACTTCACACTAAGGAGCCTCTCATAAGGGAGCTGAGAAAAATAAAGTCAGTGATACAGAAGTTCTATCCAGATGAGCCAACGGAAACATTACTTGTACTTGATGCAACCCTCGGGCAAAACTCTATAGCTCAGGCTAAGGTATTTAAGGAGGCTGTGGATATAACAGGTATAGTACTCACAAAGCTTGACGGCACAGCCAAAGGAGGAGCAATAATACCTATATGTCAGGAGCTTAGAATCCCGGTTAAACTCTTGGGAGTAGGCGAAGGTTTAGATGACCTTCAACCCTTTAATGCAAACCTTTTTATAGAGGAATTACTCTCTTTGGAGGATTGA
- the mnmA gene encoding tRNA 2-thiouridine(34) synthase MnmA, translated as MKIAVGMSGGVDSSVCALLLKRAGHEVIGVTLRLHTIDENCSLEDLRVCCSPEDVKDAVRVSERLGIPHITLDWEKFFKERVINYFVREYSEGKTPNPCALCNREVKTGFLARYLREVAGIDKLATGHYAKLVEYKGRKMIARSKDESRDQSYFLALVKREDIDLLEFPLGDLTKDEVRRIAKEFNLPVADKKDSQEVCFLMGKKPGEFVRERVGTKEGFIVHANGEVLGKHTGIYNFTIGQRRGLKLAYHEPLYVIGLDAKKNEVVVGKEDMLYKKSLKLESINVHIPLEDWDEVYAMVRYRTKPVKVKSIREEKDGYFVEFEESVRGITPGQVCAFYEGDVLLGGGIITEV; from the coding sequence ATGAAAATTGCAGTTGGTATGAGCGGGGGTGTAGATAGCAGTGTGTGCGCTCTCCTTTTAAAACGCGCAGGTCACGAAGTTATAGGAGTAACTCTGAGACTTCATACCATAGACGAGAACTGTAGCTTGGAGGACCTAAGAGTGTGCTGTTCTCCAGAAGATGTGAAGGATGCAGTGAGGGTATCTGAAAGGCTTGGAATACCTCACATAACCCTTGATTGGGAGAAATTCTTTAAAGAGAGGGTTATAAACTACTTTGTCAGAGAGTACTCGGAGGGTAAAACTCCCAATCCGTGCGCTCTTTGCAACAGGGAAGTAAAAACTGGTTTTTTGGCAAGATACCTCAGGGAAGTGGCAGGCATAGATAAACTGGCAACTGGTCATTACGCAAAACTGGTAGAGTACAAAGGTAGAAAAATGATAGCGAGATCAAAAGATGAAAGTAGAGATCAGTCTTACTTTTTGGCTTTGGTAAAAAGGGAAGATATTGACCTTCTTGAGTTTCCTCTGGGGGATCTCACCAAGGATGAGGTCAGAAGGATAGCAAAAGAGTTTAATCTTCCAGTAGCTGACAAAAAGGACTCTCAAGAGGTATGCTTTTTAATGGGTAAAAAGCCGGGTGAGTTTGTGAGAGAGAGGGTAGGTACGAAAGAGGGATTCATAGTGCATGCAAATGGTGAAGTTCTCGGGAAGCATACTGGCATTTATAACTTCACCATAGGGCAAAGAAGAGGATTAAAACTGGCTTATCACGAACCTTTATACGTTATTGGGCTTGATGCTAAAAAAAACGAAGTGGTGGTTGGAAAAGAAGATATGCTCTACAAAAAGAGTCTAAAACTTGAGAGCATAAATGTCCATATACCTTTGGAAGACTGGGATGAGGTATACGCGATGGTAAGATACAGAACGAAACCTGTAAAAGTCAAAAGCATAAGGGAAGAAAAAGATGGATATTTTGTGGAGTTTGAGGAAAGTGTAAGAGGTATAACTCCTGGACAAGTGTGCGCTTTTTATGAAGGTGACGTCCTACTTGGGGGAGGCATAATAACAGAGGTATGA
- a CDS encoding metal ABC transporter permease, which yields MTDVLIHALLLSFILLGIHAYFGLEIVRRGIIFTDIAIAQFSAVGLSLSLLLYQKPSYVLSLLFALFSSLLIAISQRKKEYAEAFIGLIYALGFSSVVLILSKSTHGTEQLMALTASDILFVPKEDVLKTGILYAFLGFLLYLRSKLLKGQAGEVVFFVLFSLTVTSSVKLVGVLIVFSMLVAPALVSKLCKKGLIFAWLYGASVNTVGILLSFRLDFPTGFSLVFLHSLLGAFLFLTKAIIKP from the coding sequence ATGACTGATGTGCTGATCCACGCTCTACTCTTATCTTTTATACTTTTGGGTATTCACGCATATTTTGGGCTTGAGATAGTAAGAAGGGGTATAATATTTACGGATATAGCTATAGCGCAATTTTCGGCGGTAGGTCTTTCCCTCTCCTTACTACTTTATCAGAAACCTTCTTATGTCCTCTCCCTCCTCTTTGCCCTTTTTTCAAGCTTACTCATAGCCATATCCCAAAGGAAAAAAGAGTATGCGGAAGCTTTCATAGGTCTTATATATGCCTTGGGTTTTTCCTCGGTTGTTTTGATACTCTCCAAATCCACACATGGCACGGAACAGCTTATGGCACTTACAGCATCAGACATTTTATTTGTACCTAAGGAAGATGTATTAAAAACTGGCATTCTTTACGCATTTCTTGGTTTTCTTCTATACCTGAGGAGTAAGCTTCTCAAGGGGCAAGCTGGTGAAGTGGTCTTTTTTGTTCTTTTTTCTTTAACTGTAACGAGTTCAGTAAAGCTCGTCGGTGTGCTTATAGTCTTTTCTATGCTCGTAGCTCCAGCTCTGGTTTCTAAACTTTGCAAAAAAGGACTCATATTCGCTTGGTTATATGGAGCCTCTGTGAATACTGTGGGCATTTTGCTATCCTTTAGATTGGATTTTCCTACAGGCTTTAGCTTAGTTTTTTTACACTCCTTACTTGGTGCTTTCCTCTTTCTTACAAAAGCTATCATAAAGCCTTAG
- a CDS encoding cytochrome c has translation MILLYIVLFLSYAFAVPEGQMIFENNCLRCHQEGSKKPLSYLKKEYKGRSDAVMILAKQCPWGRNLSDMEIEIVSKWIAGEDK, from the coding sequence ATGATCCTTTTGTATATAGTTTTATTCTTGAGTTATGCTTTTGCGGTTCCTGAGGGACAGATGATCTTTGAAAATAACTGCCTCAGATGTCATCAGGAAGGCTCAAAAAAACCCCTGTCTTATCTTAAAAAAGAGTATAAAGGTAGATCTGATGCTGTTATGATACTCGCCAAACAATGTCCTTGGGGAAGAAACCTCTCCGATATGGAAATAGAGATAGTCAGTAAGTGGATAGCGGGAGAAGACAAATGA